Proteins from one Bacteroides mediterraneensis genomic window:
- a CDS encoding flavin reductase family protein, which produces MRKNFGVNTWLYPMPVFIVAAYDENGKPNAMNAAWGGVYTDNMVGICLAEGHKTTQNILATKAFTVSMATAGQVVACDYVGLVSGKREPDKFAKAGFHALKSEFVNAPIIEELPMTLECELVSYDKESNHLVGRIVNVSAAEEILDENGKIDPARLKPITFDPIHHQYLVVGEKVGNAFSDGKALK; this is translated from the coding sequence ATGCGAAAAAATTTTGGAGTAAACACATGGTTGTACCCGATGCCCGTCTTTATCGTGGCTGCGTACGATGAGAATGGAAAACCCAACGCCATGAATGCCGCGTGGGGAGGAGTTTATACGGACAACATGGTGGGCATCTGCCTGGCTGAAGGCCATAAGACGACCCAGAACATTCTGGCTACGAAGGCTTTCACCGTGAGCATGGCGACAGCCGGTCAGGTAGTGGCCTGCGACTATGTAGGTCTTGTTTCCGGGAAGAGAGAGCCGGACAAGTTTGCCAAGGCGGGCTTCCATGCCTTGAAGTCGGAGTTCGTGAATGCCCCGATTATCGAGGAATTGCCGATGACCTTGGAATGTGAACTGGTTTCGTACGACAAGGAGAGCAACCACCTGGTAGGCCGTATTGTCAATGTGTCGGCCGCAGAAGAGATTCTGGACGAGAACGGAAAGATTGACCCTGCCCGTCTGAAACCGATTACCTTTGATCCGATTCATCACCAGTATCTGGTCGTCGGTGAGAAAGTGGGCAATGCCTTCTCCGACGGGAAAGCATTGAAGTAG
- a CDS encoding TIGR04076 family protein → MKDIRITVMRKACYHDLMAQYENPLEHPCDMEEGQVFIAHGWEKPEGLCESAWQSMSPFVMALAHGGSNFYDGWMKNERSAMISCNDGFRPVSFLIEVID, encoded by the coding sequence ATGAAAGATATCCGAATAACCGTGATGCGCAAGGCGTGCTACCACGACCTGATGGCGCAGTACGAGAATCCCCTCGAACATCCCTGCGATATGGAAGAAGGGCAGGTGTTCATCGCCCACGGCTGGGAGAAGCCCGAGGGACTGTGTGAGAGTGCGTGGCAGAGCATGTCGCCTTTCGTGATGGCACTGGCGCACGGGGGAAGCAATTTCTACGACGGCTGGATGAAGAACGAGCGCTCGGCCATGATTTCGTGCAACGACGGTTTCCGTCCGGTAAGTTTCCTGATTGAAGTAATCGATTAA
- a CDS encoding DUF1810 domain-containing protein, with protein MGHTNFNLQRFLDAQEDMYPVALKEIRKGGKQSHWIWYIFPQEKGLGYSYNSQFYGLDGEEEARAYLAHPVLGTRLREITRALLAHRGHRTVRQLMGSEVDVLKLHSSMQLFDKVSPDDVFTEVLKAYFSK; from the coding sequence ATGGGTCATACGAATTTTAATCTGCAACGGTTTCTGGATGCTCAGGAAGACATGTATCCCGTAGCATTGAAGGAAATCCGGAAGGGTGGCAAGCAGAGCCATTGGATTTGGTATATTTTCCCTCAGGAGAAGGGACTGGGATACAGTTACAATTCACAATTCTACGGATTGGATGGCGAGGAGGAGGCCCGGGCCTATCTGGCGCATCCGGTATTGGGGACGCGTCTGCGGGAAATCACCCGTGCCTTGCTGGCGCATCGCGGACATCGTACAGTACGGCAACTGATGGGTTCGGAGGTGGATGTACTGAAACTGCATAGTTCAATGCAGCTGTTCGACAAGGTCTCCCCGGACGATGTGTTTACCGAGGTGCTGAAAGCGTATTTCTCTAAATAA
- a CDS encoding AAA family ATPase — MKNLMLRASRTFSEELYAPEYAQNHLAVELSHPDGFTDAQELSIRVYSDEYRFLGCDARELPRKNLRKVRFDICSDEVWGVGLYRIYIYRNGRPMGWVLLELYAGYERWDKAEVEDFQTRPEERYFAEKFCFLPLFDRLLREGNDGNFIRQFIELFHALDSRQLPVPHLLVTGDQARACAIRLLAFHFCEKRPSFCYHFSLRELLNGSLKWPQLQQKISQKKVVVVEVPYLTYSDQDTLLVDLLGQWLEQTGTSGPRFIFYGALGATCQLRTYSEAMERLFIEQNTIYTPDRPADTDPDEETPADLLALPFDEEDMLLGTDSLAPKGTDDLDLGGTDDMPAKDTADKEPDAEQALQEMVGLTRLKEDLEEARLLARFTKKRQELGLDTSPENRHHMLFLGNPGTGKTTVAKLIGQMYHQMGLLSVGHTVETCRTNLVGEFIGETEKKTREAIQEARGGVLFIDEAYTLVTTREETRDFGKEVIHALLSVLSEPNPDLIVILAGYEDKMQLLMRTNPGLQDRFPLQFHFDDYTADELREMAHRYLEKRSFQLAPAADEALYRLIVEATDHRDAHFGNGRWVHNLIEQGLIKSMARRIMSLPTLPDDTLLFRTIEVEDVQAASRHLRGNRMLKLEPQPTRRIGFRA; from the coding sequence ATGAAAAATCTTATGTTACGTGCTTCCCGCACTTTTTCCGAAGAACTTTATGCTCCCGAATATGCTCAGAACCACCTCGCTGTGGAACTCTCTCATCCCGACGGCTTTACCGATGCGCAGGAACTTTCCATCCGCGTATACTCCGACGAATACCGTTTCTTAGGTTGCGATGCCCGCGAACTGCCGAGAAAAAATCTCCGCAAAGTCCGCTTCGATATCTGTTCTGATGAGGTATGGGGTGTCGGTCTCTACCGCATCTATATCTACCGCAACGGGCGTCCGATGGGATGGGTCCTCCTGGAACTCTATGCCGGCTACGAACGCTGGGACAAGGCCGAGGTGGAGGATTTCCAAACCCGCCCGGAAGAAAGATACTTCGCCGAGAAATTCTGTTTCCTGCCCTTGTTCGACCGACTGCTACGGGAAGGAAACGACGGCAACTTCATCCGGCAGTTCATCGAGCTGTTCCATGCCCTCGACAGCCGTCAGCTTCCCGTGCCCCACTTGCTCGTGACGGGCGACCAGGCTCGTGCCTGTGCCATCCGTCTGCTGGCCTTCCATTTCTGTGAGAAGCGGCCGTCGTTCTGCTACCATTTCTCTTTGCGGGAACTGCTGAACGGTTCTCTGAAATGGCCACAGCTTCAGCAGAAAATCAGCCAGAAGAAGGTGGTAGTGGTAGAAGTGCCCTACCTGACTTACTCCGACCAGGATACTCTCCTGGTCGACCTGCTGGGACAGTGGCTGGAGCAGACCGGTACCTCCGGTCCTCGCTTCATCTTCTATGGGGCACTGGGAGCCACCTGCCAGCTGCGGACCTACAGTGAGGCAATGGAACGGCTCTTCATCGAGCAGAACACGATTTATACTCCCGACCGTCCCGCCGATACCGACCCGGATGAAGAGACTCCGGCCGACTTGCTTGCCCTGCCGTTTGACGAGGAAGACATGCTTCTGGGAACCGACAGTCTCGCACCAAAAGGAACCGATGATCTCGACTTGGGAGGAACCGACGACATGCCAGCGAAGGATACTGCCGACAAGGAACCGGATGCCGAACAGGCCTTGCAGGAGATGGTGGGACTGACGCGCCTGAAAGAGGACCTGGAAGAAGCACGACTGCTGGCCCGCTTCACGAAGAAACGGCAGGAACTGGGACTTGATACGTCGCCGGAAAACCGTCACCACATGCTGTTCCTCGGTAATCCGGGTACGGGAAAGACTACGGTGGCCAAGCTCATCGGACAAATGTATCATCAGATGGGACTGCTTTCCGTGGGGCATACCGTGGAGACCTGCCGCACGAACCTCGTGGGCGAATTCATCGGAGAGACGGAAAAGAAGACCAGAGAAGCCATCCAGGAGGCACGGGGCGGCGTGCTCTTCATCGACGAGGCCTACACGCTGGTGACCACCCGGGAGGAAACGAGGGATTTCGGCAAGGAAGTCATCCATGCCCTACTCTCCGTGCTCTCGGAACCCAATCCCGACCTGATTGTCATCCTGGCCGGCTACGAGGACAAGATGCAGTTGCTGATGCGCACCAACCCGGGCTTGCAGGACCGCTTCCCGCTCCAGTTCCACTTTGACGACTACACGGCGGACGAGCTGCGGGAAATGGCGCACCGCTACCTGGAGAAACGGAGCTTCCAGCTGGCGCCTGCCGCAGACGAGGCCCTGTACCGCCTCATCGTGGAAGCCACCGACCACCGAGACGCCCATTTCGGCAACGGGCGCTGGGTGCACAACCTGATAGAACAGGGTCTCATCAAGAGCATGGCCCGGCGCATCATGTCGCTGCCTACCCTGCCCGACGACACCCTCCTGTTCCGCACCATCGAGGTGGAAGACGTACAGGCTGCCAGCCGTCACCTTCGCGGCAACCGAATGCTGAAACTGGAACCGCAGCCCACACGCCGCATCGGTTTCCGGGCCTGA